In the Oncorhynchus gorbuscha isolate QuinsamMale2020 ecotype Even-year linkage group LG05, OgorEven_v1.0, whole genome shotgun sequence genome, one interval contains:
- the LOC124036506 gene encoding secreted frizzled-related protein 1-like has product MRSIEPLCRWRIIPLALTMAVVSTSRASEYEYLSWKSDLYNGGRSYGKPPQCVDIPEDLRLCHNVGYNQMLLPNLLEHETMAEVKQQAGSWVPLVHKSCHPGTQVFLCSLFAPVCLERPIYPCRWLCEAVRDGCTPIMESFGFPWPEMLTCDKFPQDDVCIAMTAPNATEATKPTGYSPICPPCDNEMKTDIILEHMCASEFAIRTKIKEVRREGMDRKVILQKRKKPLKLGNLKKNDLKKLVLYLKNGADCPCQQLDNLGNTYLIMGRKVDTQFLLTGIHKWDKSSKEFKKAIKKLKTHKCPAFENVFK; this is encoded by the exons ATGAGGTCCATTGAACCTTTGTGCCGTTGGAGAATCATCCCCCTGGCTTTGACCATGGCAGTGGTGTCTACGAGCAGAGCCTCTGAGTATGAATACCTGAGCTGGAAATCGGACTTGTACAATGGTGGCCGCAGCTATGGCAAGCCTCCTCAGTGTGTGGATATCCCAGAGGACCTGAGGCTGTGTCACAATGTGGGCTAcaaccagatgctgctgcctAACCTACTGGAGCATGAGACTATGGCTGAGGTGAAGCAGCAGGCGGGCAGCTGGGTGCCCCTGGTGCATAAGAGCTGCCACCCGGGTACCCAGGTGTTCCTCTGCTCCCTGTTTGCCCCAGTGTGCCTGGAGCGTCCCATATACCCCTGCCGCTGGCTGTGTGAGGCTGTACGAGATGGCTGCACCCCTATCATGGAGTCCTTCGGCTTCCCCTGGCCTGAGATGCTCACCTGTGACAAGTTTCCCCAGGATGACGTGTGCATTGCCATGACTGCACCCAACGCCACTGAAGCTACCAAGCCCACAG GTTATTCCCCCATATGTCCCCCATGTGACAATGAAATGAAAACAGACATCATTCTAGAGCACATGTGTGCCAGCGAGTTTG CTATCAGGACCAAGATCAAGGAGGTGAGACGGGAAGGCATGGACCGCAAGGTAATTCTGCAGAAGAGGAAGAAGCCATTGAAACTGGGAAACCTAAAGAAGAATGACCTAAAAAAGCTGGTTCTGTACCTGAAGAATGGAGCCGACTGCCCTTGCCAGCAGTTGGATAACTTGGGCAACACTTACCTGATCATGGGGCGCAAGGTGGACACGCAGTTCCTCCTGACGGGCATCCACAAGTGGGACAAGTCCAGCAAAGAGTTCAAAAAGGCCATCAAGAAACTCAAGACCCACAAGTGTCCAGCTTTCGAGAATGTCTTTAAATAA